The genomic DNA CCTGGTCACCGGCGAGGCGGCCACCCCGCCGATCGAGGCCGTGGACCGCGACGACGTCGTCCTGACCGAGAAGAAGTACCCCTCCCTCGGGCCGGTCCTGGACGCGCTGCGCGAGAAGTACGGCGAGAAGGCGGGCGGCAGACCCGGGGTCGAACTGTCGGTCCACCACACGGGCGAGGGCGCGGCCGACAAGACACTCGTGACGCTCGCCAAGGGCACTCCGGGCAAGCTGCGTACGACGCTCAGCGCGAGCGCGCAGGCGGCGGCAGAGAAGGCGGTGGCCCAGTACTCCGAGTCGTCGGTGGTCGCGGTGAAGCCGAGCACCGGTGAGGTGCTGGCGGTCGCCAACCACCGCGAGGACGCGTTCAACGCGGCCTTCGAGGGGCGGCTCGCGCCCGGCTCCACCATGAAGATCATCAGCGCCGCGACACTGATCGACAACGGCATCGCGACCATGAACGGTCCGGCCCCCTGCCCGGACACCGCGACCTGGCAGAGCCAGACCTTCCACAACCTCACGGGCATGGAGCCCAACGAGAAGGCGACGCTCGCCAACAGCTTCCTGCGCTCGTGCAACACGGCCTTCGTGAAGTACGCGGACGAGGTGAAGGTCGACTCGCTCACCAAGGAGGCCGAGGACCGCTTCGGGCTCGGCGGCGACAACTGGAAGACCGGCATCATCTCCTTCGACGGTTCGGTCCCCGCCTCCGGCGGCCCGAACACCGCGGCCAACATGATCGGGCAGGGCGAGGTCCAGATGAACCCGCTGAACATGGCCTCGGTCACGGCGACCGCCATGACGGGCGCCTTCCGCCAGCCCTACCTGGTCCCGAGGTCGCTCGACGACCGGGAGTTCGCCGCCGCCAAGGGCCTGGCGTCGAACACGGTCACCCAGCTGAAGGCGATGATGCGCCTCACCGCGACCCAGGGCACCGCCGCGGGCGTGATGGCCGGGCTCGGCGGGGACATCGGCGCGAAGACGGGGTCCGCGGAGGTCGACGGGCAGGCCAAGTCCAACAGCTGGTTCACCGGGTACCGGAACGACATCGCGGCGGCCGCCACCACCGAGGAGGGCGGTCACGGCGGCGACGCGGCCGGTCCGATCGTCGCAGCTGTGCTACGAACGGGCGGCTGAAGTCACCCGTGTCACCGCGGGACCCTAGGGTGGTGCTCCTCGTTGGGAACGTGAGGGTACCGGGGGCCTGGGGACAGCGGAGGAATCAGAGCTGTGGGCAAGAGAAGGCGCGCCGCCGAGCGCAACAGGAGCGGTCGTCCGCTCGTCATCGGCGGGCTGATCGCCGTCGTCGCCGTCGGCGGGGCGGTCGGTGCCTACAGCCTGTACGGCAGTGGGGCCGCGGCCGAGGAACGCGCGTCTCAGGCCCGCCACCGGGCCGTGAAGACGGGCCCGCTGTCGGCGACGGAGATCCGTACGACGGCCACGGAGTTCCTGAATGCCTGGCAGCGGGGCAAGGTCACCGGGGCCGCGGCCGCCACCGACGACTCGGCGGCGGCGCGCACGGCCCTGACCGGCTACACCAAGGACGCGCACATCACCGACGTGACACTGACGCGCGGCAAGCGCTCGGGGGCGTCGGTCCCGTTCTCCGTCAAGGCGACGGTGTCGTACAAGGGCCGGAGCAAGCCGCTCGCGTACGAGTCGAAGCTGACGGTCGTGCGGCGGGCCAAGGACGGCGTACCGCTGGTGAGCTGGCGGCCGTCGGTGGTGCACCCGGATCTCGGTGCGGGCGACCGTCTCGTGACCGGCGAGGCGGGCACGCCGCCGATCAAGGCCCTGGACCGCGACGGCG from Streptomyces avermitilis MA-4680 = NBRC 14893 includes the following:
- a CDS encoding penicillin-binding transpeptidase domain-containing protein, with the translated sequence MRKGAKVAIVGGVFAVMVGGAGYGAFNVVSALSGDGAGGSPETKAARSGPPSGAEVKEASAKFFSSWAKGDAETAASYTNDAVAAGSLLAGYRAEAHITKVHITPGTPSGTTVPFSVKATVAYEGRSKPLAYDSELTVVRGETTGRALVGWKPALVHPDLTAADDTLVTGEAATPPIEAVDRDDVVLTEKKYPSLGPVLDALREKYGEKAGGRPGVELSVHHTGEGAADKTLVTLAKGTPGKLRTTLSASAQAAAEKAVAQYSESSVVAVKPSTGEVLAVANHREDAFNAAFEGRLAPGSTMKIISAATLIDNGIATMNGPAPCPDTATWQSQTFHNLTGMEPNEKATLANSFLRSCNTAFVKYADEVKVDSLTKEAEDRFGLGGDNWKTGIISFDGSVPASGGPNTAANMIGQGEVQMNPLNMASVTATAMTGAFRQPYLVPRSLDDREFAAAKGLASNTVTQLKAMMRLTATQGTAAGVMAGLGGDIGAKTGSAEVDGQAKSNSWFTGYRNDIAAAATTEEGGHGGDAAGPIVAAVLRTGG